One genomic region from Candidatus Xiphinematobacter sp. encodes:
- a CDS encoding UMP kinase — MGLANGQSTTLPRYRRIILKLSGEALRIAGSNDSISPQIVAGIASQIKEVQRLGVEVAVVVGGGNIWRGLAGSHRGMDRVTADYMGMLATVINGMALMSTLEEIGCTVRLQTAIEIHNIAEPFILRRAVRHLERGRIVIFAAGTGNPYFSTDTTAALRANEIGAQVVLKATKVDGIYEADPLVYPHAVRFAHVTYRDALSRRLAVMDSTAFSLCMDNHIPIIVFDMFETQNIYKAVMGKRIGTLVSESYDYEPPP, encoded by the coding sequence ATGGGATTGGCTAATGGGCAGAGCACGACCTTACCAAGATACCGCAGGATCATTCTTAAGTTGAGTGGAGAGGCTCTCCGTATAGCTGGAAGCAATGACAGCATTTCCCCACAAATCGTGGCTGGTATTGCCAGCCAGATTAAAGAGGTCCAACGTCTGGGTGTGGAAGTAGCCGTTGTGGTGGGGGGAGGCAATATTTGGCGTGGCCTTGCCGGAAGCCATCGGGGCATGGACCGTGTGACAGCTGATTATATGGGCATGCTTGCCACTGTTATCAACGGCATGGCCTTGATGAGTACGCTAGAAGAGATTGGCTGTACCGTGCGCCTTCAAACAGCCATTGAAATACACAACATTGCTGAGCCTTTCATATTACGTCGTGCTGTGCGCCACTTAGAGCGTGGGCGCATTGTGATTTTTGCAGCAGGCACAGGTAATCCCTATTTTTCGACAGACACTACTGCAGCACTGCGTGCCAATGAAATTGGCGCACAGGTTGTCCTGAAAGCTACGAAAGTAGATGGGATTTACGAGGCCGATCCCTTAGTTTATCCCCACGCGGTGCGCTTTGCGCACGTCACCTATCGGGACGCACTCTCACGGAGGCTGGCTGTAATGGACTCCACTGCTTTTAGCCTTTGCATGGATAACCATATCCCTATCATCGTCTTCGACATGTTTGAAACTCAGAACATCTATAAAGCAGTCATGGGGAAGCGAATTGGCACGCTGGTTTCCGAATCTTATGATTACGAACCACCGCCATGA
- a CDS encoding sigma-54-dependent Fis family transcriptional regulator codes for MVSLKPTLLVVDDEKNAREGLRASLDDAFKIFVASDTDEALTVLGEGSIDVLITDLRLGVEDGMHLIDAALKLRRPPLCIMVTAYGTVDVAVEAIKRGAYDFVTKPLNLKKLELLIERGLRERVKKGDQGLKQRMGYKSGSEGIIGTSPVIAETMQTIRQVASSRATVLILGESGTGKELAARAIHHLSPRSAASCVAVHCAALSPQLLESELFGHEKGAFTGAMERRIGRFEQASGGTLFLDEIGEIDLSTQVKILRVLGEHTFERVGSNHTLKTNVRLIAATNKNLQKLVSEGKFRDDLFFRLNVVQITMPALRRRREDIPALAQAFLEESCRENGKPLKAIGTEAMACLLEYHWPGNVRELRTVIEHGVVMSKSPLILPRDLPVSVHSRLSSTLSACLPDSHLPLPLESPTLRETQHNLILRTLEICKGNRSEAARKLGISRRTLYRRLRQLGMQRD; via the coding sequence GTGGTCTCTTTAAAACCGACACTCCTAGTTGTTGACGATGAAAAGAATGCTAGGGAAGGGCTACGGGCATCTCTAGATGATGCGTTTAAAATCTTTGTTGCTAGCGATACGGATGAGGCTCTCACTGTGTTGGGCGAAGGATCAATAGATGTGCTTATTACGGATTTAAGGTTGGGGGTAGAAGATGGCATGCATCTTATAGATGCCGCATTAAAGCTACGCCGCCCCCCACTGTGTATCATGGTAACTGCCTATGGCACAGTGGATGTGGCTGTGGAGGCCATAAAGCGCGGTGCTTATGACTTTGTCACCAAACCTTTAAACCTAAAAAAGCTGGAGTTGCTCATCGAGCGTGGCTTGCGAGAGAGAGTTAAGAAAGGAGATCAAGGTTTAAAGCAGCGGATGGGGTATAAATCTGGGTCGGAAGGCATCATCGGAACCTCCCCAGTCATTGCTGAAACTATGCAGACTATTAGGCAGGTTGCCTCCTCGAGGGCTACAGTTCTCATCTTAGGGGAAAGCGGGACTGGCAAGGAGCTAGCAGCCAGGGCTATTCACCACCTGAGTCCTCGCTCTGCTGCATCATGTGTGGCTGTACACTGCGCTGCCCTTTCTCCCCAACTACTAGAGAGTGAGCTTTTTGGTCACGAGAAAGGAGCATTTACTGGAGCTATGGAGAGGCGCATTGGACGTTTTGAGCAAGCAAGTGGTGGGACATTGTTCCTAGATGAAATTGGTGAAATCGATCTCAGCACGCAGGTAAAAATTCTGCGTGTCCTGGGAGAACACACCTTTGAACGCGTGGGCAGCAATCACACTCTTAAAACCAACGTGCGACTTATTGCTGCCACGAACAAAAATCTCCAAAAACTTGTAAGTGAGGGAAAATTTCGGGATGATCTCTTCTTCCGTTTGAATGTTGTGCAAATCACCATGCCAGCCTTGAGAAGACGTCGGGAAGACATTCCTGCACTGGCTCAGGCCTTTCTTGAGGAGTCCTGCCGGGAAAATGGAAAACCCCTCAAGGCAATAGGTACCGAGGCCATGGCCTGCCTATTGGAATATCATTGGCCTGGTAACGTGAGAGAGCTTCGTACAGTTATTGAACATGGTGTGGTAATGAGTAAGAGCCCACTTATTCTCCCGAGAGATCTCCCCGTTTCGGTACACTCTAGACTGTCCTCCACGCTGTCCGCTTGTTTGCCTGATTCCCACTTGCCACTCCCATTGGAATCTCCCACTCTTAGAGAAACTCAGCATAATCTCATTCTCCGGACTCTAGAAATATGTAAGGGGAACCGTAGCGAAGCTGCCCGGAAGCTGGGCATTAGCCGCCGCACCTTATACCGGCGTTTACGCCAATTGGGAATGCAAAGAGACTAG
- a CDS encoding nucleoside monophosphate kinase yields the protein MLRRYRTFLIFGAPGSGKGTQGRILGKVPRLFYYSCGDIFRAVDTRTRLGAQFLEYSSRGKLVPDEITVELWRVRIRQSVKSHEFKPDIDFLVLDGIPRTPRQAELMRQVIDVRRVFHLICPVQEELVKRLKKRAVKDNRLDDANEEIIRRRLEIYEQQSKPLLECYPPEIIVSIDATQSPIRVLRRIASCIICEPDASCSPGE from the coding sequence ATGTTAAGACGTTATCGTACGTTCCTCATTTTTGGAGCACCCGGAAGCGGTAAGGGGACTCAGGGAAGAATTCTTGGGAAAGTTCCTAGACTATTTTACTATTCGTGTGGTGATATCTTTCGTGCTGTTGATACGCGTACCCGATTGGGTGCGCAGTTTCTGGAATATTCCAGCAGAGGAAAGCTAGTTCCTGATGAGATAACCGTTGAACTATGGAGGGTACGCATCCGACAGAGTGTCAAGTCTCACGAGTTTAAGCCTGACATTGACTTTTTAGTGCTAGACGGTATCCCTCGCACCCCAAGGCAGGCGGAGCTGATGCGACAGGTTATCGATGTTAGACGCGTGTTTCATCTAATCTGTCCCGTGCAGGAGGAATTAGTTAAACGCCTGAAGAAACGAGCCGTCAAAGATAACCGATTGGACGATGCCAATGAAGAAATAATTCGCCGTCGCTTAGAAATCTACGAACAGCAGTCCAAGCCCCTTTTGGAATGTTATCCTCCAGAAATCATTGTGAGTATTGATGCTACTCAATCTCCAATACGGGTGCTCCGAAGGATTGCTTCGTGTATCATTTGTGAACCAGATGCGTCGTGTTCCCCAGGAGAGTAG
- a CDS encoding glycine--tRNA ligase, giving the protein MEKIVSLCRRRGFIFPSSEIYGGLNGFWDYGPLGVELKRNLKNFWWQRVVHEQEDVVGLDGSVIMNPAVWKASGHEKSFIEPLVDCRSCKIRYRVEQLPKGNGTVPCCPRCGSCDLTAPRSFHLMFKSFAGPIESEENLIYLRPETAQAIFVQFKNILDASRQKIPFGIAQVGKAFRNEINPRNFIFRSREFEQMELEYFCKEKDSLFFLEKWLRERLRFYADIGIPSTKIHVREIPEEERAFYSRKTYDLEYRFPFGTQELEGIAYRANHDLIQHARASGKSLGCFEETTRQHFIPHVVEPSAGVDRTVLALLCEAFDEETTTNSLGKPEVRTVLHLHPRMAPVKCGIFPLLRNQPALVAKAREIACSLRGRLNIAYDEAGAIGRRYRRQDEIGTPYGVTIDFDTVSERNPALRNTVTLRHRDSMQQERISIPELKAFLLRGIGE; this is encoded by the coding sequence ATGGAGAAGATAGTTAGCCTCTGCAGGCGCAGAGGGTTTATCTTTCCATCCTCTGAAATCTATGGAGGTCTCAATGGCTTCTGGGATTATGGCCCATTGGGAGTCGAATTAAAACGTAATCTTAAGAACTTCTGGTGGCAGCGCGTTGTCCATGAGCAGGAAGACGTCGTAGGATTGGATGGTTCTGTCATTATGAACCCTGCTGTCTGGAAAGCTAGCGGCCACGAAAAATCTTTCATCGAACCCCTGGTGGACTGCCGTTCTTGCAAGATCCGATACCGTGTGGAGCAGCTACCGAAAGGGAATGGTACTGTTCCTTGTTGCCCACGTTGTGGAAGTTGCGATCTAACTGCGCCTCGTTCCTTTCACCTCATGTTCAAAAGCTTTGCAGGCCCTATAGAAAGCGAAGAGAACCTCATCTACCTACGGCCAGAAACTGCACAGGCCATTTTCGTTCAGTTCAAAAATATCCTAGATGCCTCTCGCCAGAAAATTCCCTTTGGAATTGCCCAGGTTGGAAAAGCATTTCGCAATGAAATTAATCCCCGCAACTTCATCTTTCGTTCTCGTGAATTCGAGCAAATGGAATTGGAGTACTTTTGCAAAGAGAAAGACAGTCTTTTTTTTCTAGAAAAGTGGCTGCGGGAAAGGCTTCGCTTCTATGCTGATATCGGTATCCCCAGCACAAAGATTCATGTTCGCGAAATTCCAGAAGAAGAACGTGCTTTCTACTCTAGAAAAACTTACGATCTCGAGTACAGGTTCCCTTTTGGGACCCAAGAACTGGAGGGCATTGCTTATCGTGCCAACCATGACCTTATTCAACACGCTCGCGCCAGCGGTAAATCTCTGGGGTGTTTTGAAGAAACAACTAGGCAACACTTCATCCCTCACGTGGTGGAACCTAGTGCTGGTGTGGACCGTACAGTTCTTGCACTCCTTTGTGAAGCATTTGACGAAGAAACGACAACTAACAGCCTTGGAAAACCTGAAGTCCGCACCGTTCTCCATTTGCATCCACGGATGGCCCCCGTTAAGTGTGGGATCTTTCCCCTTCTCAGAAATCAACCTGCATTAGTAGCAAAGGCTAGAGAAATTGCTTGCTCTCTTCGCGGCCGCCTAAATATTGCCTATGATGAGGCTGGTGCTATCGGTCGTCGCTACAGGCGGCAGGATGAGATAGGCACACCCTATGGTGTCACCATTGACTTTGATACCGTCAGCGAGAGAAACCCTGCCCTACGCAACACAGTTACCCTGCGTCATCGCGACTCCATGCAACAGGAACGCATTTCCATTCCCGAACTGAAGGCTTTCCTTCTCCGAGGGATAGGGGAATAA
- a CDS encoding glycosyltransferase family 2 protein: MDIVFSGAIWSVCYLLVVISLSVYGMHRLVICYLFLRYKNQEVQPSRQWEHLPIVTVQLPIFNEYYVGERLLDAVSKIDYPREKLQIQILDDSSDDTRVVLERESSALREAGFDIAYLYRRDRVGFKAGALAAGLETAKGEFVLILDADFIPPPHVLLKTIHHFTNPKIGMVQMRWGHLNRCYSFLTRIQAILLDGHFLLEQTARCKSGRFFNFNGTAGIWRKSCIVTSGGWHYDTLTEDLDLSYRAQMSGWKFLFLPDIVVPAELPVDMSGFKSQQHRWTKGSIQTCKKLLPQLWKSNIPLLTKLEGTVHLVSNFSYLLLLLLCLLVFPNSFATAHSVPYILLVDIPIFVTTSISIPFFYIMVQRYVNPHGWLRELWLLPMLPALAAGMSINNARGVVEAIFNHQSEFKRTPKYGIRNEFNSRRLRVRPRYWPLCSSLPFAELLFTIYFGFCVGTATLNRQWFSIPFLLVFLVGFGYVAFLSITFWLQRWSTLANSRDR; encoded by the coding sequence ATGGACATAGTTTTTAGCGGTGCCATATGGAGTGTTTGTTATCTGTTAGTAGTTATTAGCCTTTCCGTATATGGAATGCACAGGCTCGTTATTTGCTATCTTTTCCTCCGCTACAAAAACCAAGAGGTTCAACCGTCAAGACAGTGGGAACACCTTCCCATAGTGACAGTTCAGCTGCCCATCTTTAATGAGTATTATGTAGGAGAGAGGCTCCTGGATGCCGTCAGCAAAATTGACTATCCCAGGGAAAAGCTCCAGATTCAGATACTGGATGATTCTAGCGATGACACTCGTGTTGTTCTAGAACGCGAATCTAGCGCGCTTCGCGAAGCCGGGTTTGATATAGCGTACCTTTATCGCAGGGACCGTGTTGGGTTCAAAGCTGGTGCACTTGCTGCTGGTCTAGAAACAGCAAAGGGGGAGTTCGTCCTTATTCTCGATGCAGATTTTATTCCACCGCCTCACGTCCTTCTTAAGACCATTCACCACTTCACAAACCCTAAAATCGGTATGGTACAGATGCGGTGGGGACATCTTAATCGATGTTATTCCTTTCTGACTCGTATCCAGGCCATCCTTCTGGATGGGCATTTTCTTCTAGAGCAAACCGCTCGCTGTAAAAGTGGTAGGTTCTTCAACTTCAACGGTACGGCTGGAATCTGGAGAAAATCTTGTATAGTAACCTCTGGGGGATGGCACTATGACACTCTCACGGAGGACTTGGATCTCAGTTACCGTGCACAAATGAGTGGATGGAAATTCTTATTTCTTCCTGATATCGTAGTCCCTGCCGAGTTGCCGGTTGATATGAGTGGGTTTAAATCCCAGCAACATCGATGGACCAAGGGATCCATTCAAACTTGTAAAAAACTTCTCCCGCAACTTTGGAAGTCTAATATTCCTCTGCTTACCAAATTGGAAGGTACTGTCCACTTGGTCTCAAACTTCAGCTATCTTTTGCTTCTCCTTCTCTGTTTACTGGTCTTTCCTAATTCCTTCGCCACAGCACACAGTGTTCCTTACATACTCCTAGTGGACATACCGATTTTCGTTACTACTTCAATCTCCATCCCCTTTTTTTATATCATGGTTCAGCGATATGTTAATCCACATGGATGGTTGCGAGAGCTTTGGTTGCTTCCCATGCTGCCTGCACTGGCAGCTGGTATGTCAATCAATAATGCTCGCGGGGTTGTCGAGGCAATCTTCAATCACCAGTCTGAGTTCAAGCGCACCCCAAAGTATGGAATCAGGAATGAGTTCAATTCGAGACGTCTGAGAGTGCGCCCTCGCTATTGGCCGTTGTGTTCATCCCTACCTTTCGCTGAACTTCTCTTTACCATCTACTTTGGCTTTTGCGTAGGAACAGCTACTTTAAATAGACAATGGTTTTCCATACCGTTTCTGTTGGTATTTCTTGTCGGATTTGGCTATGTGGCGTTTCTATCCATCACATTCTGGTTACAGCGTTGGTCGACTCTTGCTAATTCTCGGGACCGTTAG
- a CDS encoding 1-deoxy-D-xylulose-5-phosphate synthase, with amino-acid sequence MTVPNHTRVKEGILPHINSPQDVKELSEKQLLTLAEEIRHELIRILSRTGGHLGPNLGIVELTIALHRVFNTPRDKLVFDVSHQGYVHKMFTGRRERLATLRQFQGLNGFLLRTESEHDAYGAGHAGTALSAGLGMAAARDVSGRGEHIVVVAGDAAFTCGTSFEALNNVGATTSRFIIILNDNEWSIARNVGAVARYLNRIVTNSAYTHLQEKTGRFMEWLAGKPARRLVHRAEVGLKSFLSPSVLFEDLGIRYFGPLDGHDISLLIKTFEFLRSQNEPVILHVLTKKGKGYGPALEKPDKFHGLGSFHLDTGETPPSPTPTYSELLGEILANFAEQNDKIVAITAAMPTGSGLNRFACRHPTRFFDVGIAEEHAALFACGLATQGMKPFLAVYSTFMQRAFDMIVHDIALQNLNVCLCMDRAGLSGEDGPTHHGLFDIGYIRHIPGMVHMQPKDEVEFRDMLWTMAHYQSGPIAIRYPRGVGTGARLEGIPRLLEIGKAEVLRHGTQVALFGLGNMCELALETAELLDKEGISAAVINARWIKPLDDLAIKFFARCCSVICTLEDHVLHNGFGSAVLEHLSDARITTSVVRIGWPDNFIEHGAISILRQKYGITATVAANRILTTLSSHSH; translated from the coding sequence ATGACGGTCCCCAACCATACACGGGTGAAGGAAGGGATACTTCCCCACATCAACAGTCCGCAAGACGTCAAAGAACTTTCGGAAAAACAACTTCTGACTTTAGCTGAAGAAATTCGTCATGAGCTTATCCGGATACTTTCTCGGACAGGCGGACATCTTGGCCCAAATCTCGGTATAGTAGAGCTCACTATTGCGCTACATCGGGTCTTCAACACACCGAGAGACAAGTTGGTTTTTGATGTTAGCCACCAGGGGTATGTCCATAAAATGTTCACTGGAAGGCGGGAACGCCTCGCCACTCTTCGTCAATTTCAAGGACTCAATGGGTTCCTGCTTCGTACTGAAAGCGAACATGACGCCTATGGAGCCGGCCACGCCGGCACAGCACTCTCTGCGGGATTAGGCATGGCTGCTGCCCGGGATGTAAGTGGGCGAGGAGAGCACATTGTTGTTGTAGCTGGAGACGCCGCGTTCACCTGCGGTACTAGCTTCGAAGCCCTAAACAACGTAGGGGCGACCACCTCACGCTTTATCATTATTCTCAATGATAATGAATGGTCAATTGCCAGAAATGTAGGTGCAGTCGCTAGGTATCTCAACCGCATCGTTACCAACTCTGCCTATACCCACCTTCAAGAAAAAACTGGCCGATTCATGGAGTGGCTTGCTGGGAAGCCAGCCCGTAGACTGGTTCATAGGGCTGAGGTTGGGTTGAAGAGTTTTCTATCTCCCAGCGTGCTCTTCGAAGATTTGGGCATCCGTTACTTTGGGCCACTAGATGGACATGATATTTCTCTTCTCATCAAAACATTTGAATTTCTCAGATCACAAAATGAACCTGTTATCCTCCATGTTCTTACTAAGAAGGGTAAGGGCTATGGGCCTGCTCTAGAAAAACCGGATAAATTCCATGGACTGGGAAGCTTTCATCTAGATACAGGAGAAACACCCCCTTCCCCTACCCCAACCTACTCAGAGCTCCTGGGAGAGATCTTGGCAAATTTTGCCGAGCAAAACGATAAGATCGTGGCTATTACTGCTGCAATGCCTACTGGCAGCGGGCTCAATCGCTTTGCTTGCCGGCACCCCACGCGCTTTTTTGACGTGGGTATCGCTGAAGAGCATGCTGCACTGTTTGCTTGTGGACTTGCCACCCAGGGCATGAAGCCGTTCCTTGCTGTTTATTCTACTTTCATGCAGCGGGCTTTCGACATGATTGTCCATGATATAGCGCTGCAAAATCTTAATGTTTGCTTATGTATGGATCGTGCTGGACTTTCCGGTGAGGATGGGCCGACACACCACGGTCTTTTCGATATCGGCTACATTCGGCACATTCCAGGCATGGTCCATATGCAGCCCAAAGATGAAGTTGAATTTCGGGATATGCTATGGACCATGGCTCACTATCAGAGTGGCCCAATTGCCATCCGTTATCCCCGTGGCGTCGGTACTGGGGCACGCTTGGAAGGTATCCCCCGACTTTTGGAAATCGGTAAAGCGGAGGTTCTTCGTCACGGAACACAAGTTGCTCTGTTTGGACTCGGCAATATGTGTGAATTGGCCTTGGAAACTGCCGAACTGCTCGACAAAGAAGGAATCAGTGCAGCTGTGATCAATGCGCGCTGGATTAAGCCGTTGGATGATCTTGCGATCAAGTTCTTTGCCCGCTGTTGCTCTGTCATTTGCACTCTGGAAGACCACGTTCTTCACAACGGATTTGGTAGTGCTGTGCTCGAGCATCTTAGTGATGCTCGCATTACAACTTCTGTGGTGCGTATTGGATGGCCAGACAACTTCATCGAACATGGAGCCATTTCTATTTTACGACAGAAGTATGGAATTACCGCTACAGTCGCAGCTAACCGAATTTTAACAACTCTCTCCTCCCATTCTCATTAA
- the frr gene encoding ribosome recycling factor, translating into MNLEQILFEVEEHMEKAVSRMVQELRTVRTGMASPALVENLDVEIYGTTCKLRQLALITVPEPRSLLLQPFDVSAIRSIERAIHESRLGLPPVVDGKLIRVFIPELSEQRRRELVRMVKQIAEESRVRIRASRRDALEAAKKLEKTGILTEDELRSARENIQRLTNCFIGQVDKQVETKDAELMKF; encoded by the coding sequence ATGAACTTGGAACAGATACTCTTTGAGGTCGAGGAGCACATGGAAAAAGCTGTTAGCCGTATGGTACAGGAACTTAGGACTGTTCGTACGGGAATGGCCTCTCCTGCGTTGGTGGAAAACTTAGACGTGGAGATCTATGGTACAACGTGTAAACTTAGGCAACTCGCGCTCATCACTGTTCCAGAACCTCGCTCACTTCTCCTTCAGCCTTTTGACGTGTCTGCTATACGCAGTATAGAACGTGCTATTCACGAATCTCGCCTCGGTCTTCCACCTGTAGTGGATGGGAAGTTGATTCGCGTCTTCATCCCAGAACTCTCCGAACAGCGCCGTAGGGAACTAGTACGTATGGTCAAGCAGATTGCTGAGGAATCTCGTGTGCGTATACGGGCGTCTCGTCGGGATGCCTTGGAGGCTGCCAAAAAGTTGGAGAAAACGGGCATTCTGACAGAGGATGAGCTCCGTTCTGCCAGAGAGAACATCCAGAGGCTGACCAATTGTTTTATTGGACAGGTGGACAAGCAGGTGGAAACCAAAGATGCGGAGTTGATGAAGTTCTAG
- a CDS encoding YqgE/AlgH family protein produces MRNYLSPVSLTGSVLIAAPALKDPCFRKTILFLPYYNPEEGALGFVLNRPLHKTIGEVYPTPSTFAPVPLFYGGPVAPGEVSIASLRWVECPRGVKFQSFTNLSESLDIAPEWTRGLRAFAGYSGWNRGQLEEEIAANVWFLIQPNRDLINMPHPTSAWKETICQMNPIFKLLTEVPDDPSLN; encoded by the coding sequence GTGAGGAATTACTTGTCTCCAGTTAGCTTGACTGGTTCTGTCCTAATAGCCGCCCCGGCTTTGAAGGACCCTTGTTTTCGCAAAACGATTCTCTTCCTTCCCTACTATAATCCGGAAGAGGGAGCGCTGGGTTTCGTCCTGAACCGTCCCTTGCATAAAACCATCGGTGAGGTGTATCCTACGCCTTCTACTTTTGCTCCAGTTCCTCTTTTCTACGGGGGTCCCGTTGCCCCTGGGGAAGTCAGTATTGCGAGTCTACGATGGGTCGAGTGTCCACGGGGGGTGAAGTTTCAGTCCTTTACAAACCTTTCAGAGTCCTTAGACATAGCACCGGAATGGACTCGTGGGTTACGTGCCTTTGCTGGCTATTCTGGATGGAATCGTGGCCAGTTAGAAGAAGAGATTGCTGCAAATGTGTGGTTTCTCATCCAGCCCAATCGTGACCTAATTAATATGCCCCACCCTACTTCTGCCTGGAAAGAAACCATCTGCCAGATGAATCCTATCTTCAAACTCCTTACCGAAGTGCCAGATGACCCTTCTCTGAATTAG
- a CDS encoding methionyl-tRNA formyltransferase yields the protein MRRVPQESRGKKKNNRYKIIYVGTGEIGVPTLATLLNSRKYRVQAVITQPDRPADRSLTLRPPAPKILALERGIPVLQPEKLQVDLQAISALEPDLIVTMAYGQILPREILQLPKVACLNIHPSLLPRHRGATPIHATLLCGDTETGVTIIYMSSELDSGDILLKEALTITYRETNGHLQERLSKMAPHTLVRALHLLESGAATRLPQDSTLATYSHRLTKQDARLFWTEKADLLDRRVRAMDPWPGAFCLWRKNGKDSKRLRILEAEPREEREDIERIPGEVLSVNKEGITVQCFGSSLLLQRVLPEGKCSMLATEFAMGYRVQVGDILG from the coding sequence ATGCGTCGTGTTCCCCAGGAGAGTAGAGGGAAAAAGAAGAACAACCGCTATAAGATCATTTACGTAGGGACTGGGGAAATTGGGGTTCCTACATTGGCTACGCTTCTAAACTCTAGAAAATATCGGGTGCAAGCCGTGATCACCCAACCAGATCGTCCTGCAGATAGGTCTCTCACACTGCGCCCTCCGGCTCCAAAAATTCTTGCTTTGGAAAGGGGCATTCCAGTGCTGCAGCCAGAAAAACTGCAAGTAGATTTGCAAGCTATTTCGGCGCTTGAGCCCGACTTGATAGTTACAATGGCATATGGACAGATCCTCCCGAGAGAGATTTTACAACTGCCCAAGGTGGCTTGCTTGAACATACATCCATCCCTTTTGCCAAGGCATCGTGGCGCTACACCTATTCATGCAACTTTGCTTTGTGGGGATACGGAAACTGGAGTCACCATAATCTACATGTCTAGCGAACTGGACAGTGGTGACATCCTCCTCAAGGAGGCCCTCACGATTACCTACAGAGAAACAAATGGGCATCTGCAGGAACGCCTTTCCAAAATGGCTCCGCACACTTTAGTGAGGGCGCTTCATCTGCTGGAAAGCGGGGCAGCTACTCGTCTCCCCCAGGACTCTACATTAGCGACTTATTCCCACAGGCTAACCAAGCAAGACGCCCGCCTTTTTTGGACGGAAAAGGCAGATTTACTGGACCGTCGAGTCAGAGCGATGGACCCTTGGCCAGGGGCGTTTTGCTTATGGAGGAAAAATGGGAAAGATAGCAAGCGTCTACGCATCTTAGAAGCTGAGCCGAGAGAGGAAAGAGAGGATATAGAAAGAATACCAGGAGAAGTGCTTTCCGTTAATAAGGAGGGAATCACGGTCCAATGTTTCGGAAGTAGCCTGCTGCTTCAGAGAGTTCTTCCGGAGGGAAAGTGTTCCATGCTCGCCACTGAGTTTGCTATGGGATATCGGGTCCAGGTAGGGGACATACTTGGATAA
- the hemB gene encoding porphobilinogen synthase has translation MHDRPRRNRKSPAIRSLVRETRLWKANLIQPLFVWGGGECLEVSSMPGIKKLSVQGLVRECGTLVQLGCPAVAIFPSVAWECKDARGSHSLDSNNILFTAVRAVKQSYPGLMVIADVALDPYTDHGHDGIVNLKGHVDNDASVEALCKLAVAEAGIGVDIVAPSDMMDGRVGAIRKALDSAGFAEVSILSYAVKYASAYYGPFRAAVGSSGNPSLLDKKSYQMDPANVREAVREALLDVREGADMLMVKPAGPYLDVIHVVREQTLLPLAAFQTSGEYAQIHAAAQLGWLDYEQTRDEALLAIRRAGADLILTYFAREIAETLS, from the coding sequence GTGCATGACCGTCCGCGCCGGAATCGAAAAAGTCCAGCGATCCGCTCGCTAGTTCGTGAGACGAGGCTGTGGAAAGCCAATCTGATTCAGCCGCTTTTTGTATGGGGGGGTGGAGAGTGCTTGGAAGTCAGCTCGATGCCGGGAATAAAAAAGCTAAGCGTGCAAGGTTTAGTGCGAGAGTGCGGGACTCTAGTACAATTAGGATGTCCTGCAGTGGCTATTTTCCCTTCCGTTGCATGGGAGTGCAAGGATGCTCGTGGCTCGCATAGCCTGGATTCCAACAACATCCTTTTTACTGCCGTGCGAGCTGTAAAGCAGTCCTATCCAGGACTAATGGTAATTGCTGACGTAGCTTTGGATCCCTATACGGACCACGGACACGATGGGATAGTAAACTTAAAGGGGCATGTAGACAATGACGCGAGCGTAGAAGCTCTTTGTAAACTTGCGGTAGCAGAGGCTGGAATTGGGGTAGATATAGTAGCGCCATCTGATATGATGGACGGGCGGGTAGGGGCAATTCGGAAGGCATTAGATAGTGCAGGGTTTGCAGAGGTCTCCATCCTCAGCTATGCTGTCAAGTACGCTAGTGCCTACTATGGTCCCTTTCGGGCTGCCGTGGGGAGTAGTGGCAACCCTTCATTGTTGGATAAGAAAAGCTACCAGATGGATCCAGCCAATGTGAGAGAAGCTGTCCGTGAGGCTCTACTGGACGTTCGAGAGGGTGCAGATATGCTTATGGTAAAGCCAGCGGGGCCCTATTTGGATGTAATCCATGTTGTGCGTGAGCAAACTCTTCTGCCTTTGGCCGCCTTTCAAACCTCTGGGGAATATGCACAGATCCATGCTGCAGCGCAACTTGGTTGGCTTGACTATGAGCAGACAAGGGATGAGGCTCTCCTTGCAATTCGTCGGGCCGGAGCAGATCTAATTCTGACTTACTTTGCCCGAGAGATAGCAGAAACACTATCCTAG